One region of Budorcas taxicolor isolate Tak-1 chromosome 3, Takin1.1, whole genome shotgun sequence genomic DNA includes:
- the LOC128045628 gene encoding platelet-activating factor receptor-like: MNRSVGDLGVGGCSPWDDPARFIVVPAAYALALGLGLPANVAALAVFVRSGRRLGQALRLYLLNLALADVLFTLTLPLWLTYYLGPAHWPFPEAVCRAAGAAYYVSTYAAVAFAALISVCRCSSVQRPGPKAAARPALRRRGPARAACAAAWLAGLACAAPSLAAPHALRPGPGGASRCLERGWARAGLAYTTVAFFTAAFLLVLAAYVSLARALASPSGPGPAPAGPHRRAARTMVLGLLLVFALCLAPYHLLLAPWVTGQEVAASREGGGCRATSTLDVLHTLSLALLSLNSCLDPLIYCFSVRRFRQDCWALSCRLGVGASGVHSASLASS; encoded by the coding sequence ATGAACAGGAGCGTGGGGGACCTGGGTGTTGGCGGCTGCAGCCCCTGGGACGACCCTGCTCGCTTCATTGTGGTGCCCGCGGCCTACGCCTTGGCGCTGGGCCTGGGGCTGCCGGCCAACGTGGCGGCCCTGGCGGTGTTCGTCCGCAGCGGCAGGCGCCTGGGCCAGGCCCTGCGTCTCTACCTGCTCAACCTGGCCCTGGCCGACGTGCTCTTCACGCTCACGCTGCCGCTGTGGCTCACCTACTACCTGGGCCCGGCCCACTGGCCCTTCCCGGAGGCCGTCTGCCGCGCAGCCGGGGCCGCCTACTATGTGTCCACCTACGCGGCCGTGGCCTTCGCGGCGCTCATCAGCGTGTGCCGCTGCAGCTCCGTGCAGCGGCCCGGGCCCAAGGCGGCCGCCCGCCCGGCCTTGCGCCGCCGCGGCCCCGCCCGCGCCGCGTGCGCCGCCGCCTGGCTGGCAGGCCTGGCCTGCGCCGCACCCTCGCTGGCCGCCCCGCACGCGCTGCGCCCCGGGCCGGGCGGCGCCTCTCGCTGCCTGGAGCGCGGCTGGGCGCGCGCCGGCCTGGCCTACACCACCGTGGCCTTCTTCACCGCCGCCTTCCTGCTGGTGCTCGCGGCCTACGTGAGCCTGGCGCGGGCGCTCGCCTCGCCCTCGGGCCCGGGCCCAGCCCCCGCCGGTCCGCACCGGCGCGCGGCCAGGACCATGGTGTTGGGGCTCCTGCTGGTCTTCGCCCTCTGCCTGGCACCCTACCATCTGCTGCTGGCGCCCTGGGTAACCGGGCAGGAGGTCGCCGCGAGCCGCGAAGGCGGCGGATGCCGGGCCACCTCCACGCTCGACGTCCTGCACACCCTCAGCCTGGCGTTGCTGAGTCTCAACAGCTGCCTGGACCCTCTCATCTACTGCTTCTCGGTGCGCCGCTTCCGCCAGGACTGCTGGGCGCTGAGCTGccgtctgggggtgggggcatctGGGGTGCACTCGGCCTCCTTGGCCTCTTCCTAG